A window of Chitinophaga sp. MM2321 contains these coding sequences:
- a CDS encoding DUF2945 domain-containing protein — translation MMQTTFKIGDHVTWNSEAGHVSGTIIKIHTKDFDYKGYTHHATKEDPQYEIKSDKTDHIAAHKGSALKKY, via the coding sequence ATGATGCAAACAACATTCAAAATAGGCGATCATGTTACCTGGAATTCAGAGGCTGGTCATGTATCCGGCACAATCATTAAAATACATACAAAGGATTTTGATTACAAAGGATATACACATCACGCCACCAAAGAAGATCCACAGTATGAAATAAAGAGTGATAAAACAGATCACATTGCGGCACACAAAGGATCGGCGTTGAAAAAATATTGA
- a CDS encoding suppressor of fused domain protein, protein MSDPVMLIEQANSRGTLYAVVEQDDRVAYFYLYPSELLSSKYSPRPCWLRNLQPAPEKKDVAAMKEGMAPMMERRFCNHPEGKEPLQKELITIVWMEEGDGAAMMYDGELLGVIPGWGLYSEEKAVAYAADCIGADDDDLIFPLGTPATNILHKRVTQAIDFWKGWVEETSQQWSILQDQFIQAYEAAFGKTQQYYAIDGGQWPPMALAKYEQDDIVYLITLGVSIRPMPWVEILYSERAPGFRRMELAMAISKKDYPEEEIMKMAEIMSGLADRPWKQITWLGEGHTVSATELPDPYDSLILSAALYTGPVINLPPMYGDAVNLYWLAPVTELERAYAHHKANAGYDLLEKMINSGITHLVKKREEVEI, encoded by the coding sequence ATGTCTGATCCGGTAATGTTGATAGAACAGGCTAACAGCCGTGGTACACTTTACGCCGTGGTTGAACAGGATGACAGGGTGGCTTATTTTTACCTTTATCCTTCCGAGTTGCTGAGTAGTAAATATTCTCCGCGGCCTTGCTGGTTGCGTAACCTGCAACCCGCGCCGGAAAAAAAGGATGTAGCGGCCATGAAAGAAGGGATGGCGCCAATGATGGAAAGGCGCTTCTGCAATCATCCGGAAGGAAAGGAGCCATTGCAGAAAGAACTGATCACAATTGTATGGATGGAAGAAGGCGATGGCGCCGCCATGATGTATGACGGTGAGCTACTGGGTGTTATTCCGGGCTGGGGGCTGTATTCAGAAGAAAAGGCAGTGGCCTATGCCGCAGATTGTATTGGTGCTGATGACGATGACCTGATTTTTCCGCTGGGCACTCCTGCTACCAATATATTGCATAAAAGAGTCACCCAGGCTATCGATTTCTGGAAGGGATGGGTGGAAGAAACCAGCCAGCAATGGAGCATTTTACAGGACCAGTTTATCCAGGCCTATGAGGCGGCATTCGGTAAAACACAGCAATACTATGCCATTGATGGCGGACAATGGCCGCCGATGGCATTGGCTAAATACGAACAGGATGACATCGTATACCTGATCACGTTAGGTGTCAGTATCCGCCCGATGCCGTGGGTGGAAATCCTCTACAGTGAGCGCGCGCCCGGCTTCCGGAGAATGGAACTGGCCATGGCCATCAGCAAAAAGGATTATCCCGAGGAAGAGATCATGAAGATGGCGGAAATCATGTCCGGCCTGGCAGACCGCCCCTGGAAACAAATTACCTGGCTGGGAGAGGGACATACAGTGAGTGCAACAGAGCTGCCTGATCCCTATGATAGCCTGATCCTTTCCGCCGCCTTGTACACCGGCCCTGTTATCAACCTGCCGCCTATGTATGGCGACGCGGTGAATTTATACTGGTTGGCGCCGGTTACAGAACTGGAACGCGCCTACGCACATCATAAAGCCAACGCCGGTTATGACCTGCTGGAGAAAATGATCAACAGCGGAATCACGCATTTGGTGAAGAAAAGAGAAGAAGTGGAGATTTAA
- a CDS encoding NIPSNAP family protein, with the protein MKISTLAFSFMLCCSSLFAKGREFYQIKIYHLKTASQEARVDSFLQTAYLPALHRAGIKQVGVFKPVDSDTSGILIYVLIPFRSLEQFNSIDNILNADKVFQRDGQSYIDAVYDDVPFVRVESILLRAFSGMPVMAAPALTGPKSERVYELRSYEGPTEKYYVNKVKMFNDGDEVGIFKSLGFNAVFYGEVLSGGRMPNLMYMTTFNNKADRDAHWKSFSADERWKKLSALPEYSHNVSKSDILFLTPTDYSDL; encoded by the coding sequence ATGAAAATCTCAACGCTCGCTTTTTCATTCATGTTGTGTTGCTCTTCTCTCTTTGCAAAAGGTAGAGAATTTTATCAGATTAAAATTTATCACCTGAAAACTGCCAGCCAGGAAGCGCGTGTAGACAGTTTTCTCCAAACGGCCTATTTACCGGCCTTACATCGTGCGGGCATCAAACAGGTAGGTGTTTTTAAACCGGTGGACAGCGATACTTCCGGTATCCTGATCTATGTGCTGATTCCTTTCCGCAGCCTGGAACAATTTAACAGCATAGATAATATACTGAACGCCGATAAGGTTTTCCAGCGCGACGGACAATCTTATATCGATGCCGTATATGATGATGTACCTTTCGTGCGTGTAGAATCGATTTTACTACGGGCATTCTCCGGAATGCCGGTGATGGCCGCCCCTGCATTGACAGGTCCTAAAAGTGAACGGGTATACGAACTACGCAGTTATGAAGGTCCGACCGAGAAATACTATGTTAACAAAGTGAAAATGTTTAATGATGGCGATGAAGTAGGTATCTTTAAAAGTCTTGGTTTTAATGCTGTTTTTTATGGAGAAGTATTGTCTGGCGGCAGAATGCCCAACCTGATGTATATGACCACCTTTAATAATAAAGCAGACAGGGATGCCCACTGGAAATCATTTTCCGCTGATGAGAGATGGAAAAAGCTTTCCGCTTTACCGGAGTACAGCCACAATGTGTCCAAATCGGATATCCTGTTTCTGACGCCTACCGACTACTCTGATCTCTGA
- a CDS encoding family 2A encapsulin nanocompartment shell protein: protein MAEVSKNKTQTALGDVAARQLAIATRTVPQMSTITPRWLTRLMSWIPVESGVYRLNKVKDERNVTVDCSGRDERELPQTYVDYIENPREYNLSAVNTVLDVHTRVSDLYSKPYNQISEQLRLIIETIKERQESELINNKEYGLLHSITSSQRIKTRTGAPTPDDLDELITKVWKEPGFFLLHPLAIAAFGRECTRRGVPPPTVSLFGSQFLTWRGIPLIPSDKVPVDKGKSKIILLRTGESRQGVIGLYQPDLPGEQSPGLSVRFMGINHQAIASYLVSLYCSLAVLVDDAIAVLDDVEIGKYHEYK, encoded by the coding sequence ATGGCCGAAGTAAGTAAGAACAAAACACAGACGGCGCTGGGTGATGTTGCCGCCAGACAACTCGCCATTGCCACCCGTACGGTGCCGCAGATGTCCACCATCACACCCCGGTGGCTCACCCGTTTAATGAGCTGGATCCCTGTGGAGTCTGGTGTGTACCGTCTCAACAAAGTAAAAGACGAGCGCAATGTAACCGTAGATTGTTCCGGCAGAGATGAACGCGAACTTCCCCAGACCTATGTGGACTACATAGAAAATCCGCGGGAATACAATCTGAGCGCCGTAAATACAGTGCTGGACGTACATACGCGCGTATCCGACCTCTATAGCAAGCCCTACAATCAGATCAGTGAACAGTTGCGTCTGATCATTGAAACCATCAAAGAGCGGCAGGAGAGTGAATTGATCAACAACAAAGAGTATGGTCTGCTGCACAGCATTACCTCATCGCAACGTATTAAGACCCGTACCGGTGCTCCCACACCGGACGACCTGGACGAATTGATCACCAAAGTATGGAAAGAGCCGGGCTTTTTCCTGCTGCATCCTTTGGCGATAGCCGCTTTTGGCCGTGAGTGCACCCGCAGGGGGGTACCCCCGCCGACGGTTTCTTTATTCGGCTCGCAGTTCCTTACCTGGCGTGGCATTCCGTTGATCCCATCCGACAAAGTGCCTGTTGATAAAGGTAAATCCAAAATCATCCTGTTACGTACCGGCGAAAGCAGACAGGGTGTTATCGGACTCTATCAACCTGATTTACCCGGCGAGCAATCACCCGGTCTGTCTGTCCGCTTTATGGGTATCAACCACCAGGCCATCGCTTCTTACCTGGTTTCTCTTTACTGTTCATTGGCGGTACTGGTAGATGATGCCATCGCTGTGCTCGATGATGTAGAAATAGGAAAATACCATGAATACAAATAA